One window of the Nothobranchius furzeri strain GRZ-AD chromosome 3, NfurGRZ-RIMD1, whole genome shotgun sequence genome contains the following:
- the zgc:112001 gene encoding ankyrin repeat domain-containing protein 9 produces the protein MASGRAGSAARNAESHKCFSLLFYRAVRDLKPVWMLEDMRTMEAFYLEDDAGQRIFSPSEALLYAIVHDHQAYAQYLLTRYGEAALAEPGERFCCCPSSAPHLTMAVRYDRRYILGLILQESRRVPGYASADGRFRTPLHLACELLRPEAVIMLLGSGACASAQDHDGVTPLDVVLEKLRDSSVLDGEEARRCLDHLLMFMPKVRFKLKEVLGKTPEVWSKVLGEETYKYLAGQSPAPLAVSTMQTILQQLSPDTFPASLSELPIPSCLKPLGLPVSPRDQQRV, from the coding sequence ATGGCCTCTGGACGCGCCGGCTCCGCGGCGCGGAACGCTGAGAGCCACAAGTGCTTCTCGCTGCTCTTCTACCGGGCCGTGCGGGACCTGAAGCCGGTCTGGATGCTGGAGGACATGCGAACCATGGAGGCGTTCTACCTGGAGGACGACGCCGGCCAGAGGATCTTCAGCCCGTCGGAGGCGCTGCTGTACGCCATCGTCCACGACCACCAGGCGTACGCCCAGTACCTGCTGACCCGGTACGGCGAGGCGGCGCTGGCAGAGCCGGGGGAACGCTTCTGCTGCTGCCCGTCCTCCGCCCCGCACCTCACCATGGCGGTGCGCTATGACCGGCGCTACATTCTCGGCCTCATCCTGCAGGAGAGCCGCCGGGTGCCGGGGTACGCAAGCGCAGACGGCCGCTTCCGAACCCCACTCCACCTGGCATGCGAGCTGCTGCGGCCCGAGGCGGTCATCATGCTGCTGGGCAGCGGAGCGTGCGCCAGCGCGCAGGATCACGACGGCGTCACCCCGCTGGACGTGGTTCTGGAGAAACTCAGGGACTCCTCGGTGCTGGACGGAGAGGAGGCCCGGCGGTGTCTGGACCATCTGCTCATGTTCATGCCAAAGGTCCGCTTTAAACTGAAGGAGGTTCTGGGCAAGACTCCGGAGGTCTGGAGCAAAGTTCTGGGCGAGGAGACCTATAAGTACCTAGCGGGTCAGAGCCCCGCTCCGCTGGCCGTCAGCACCATGCAGACCATCCTGCAGCAGCTGAGTCCGGACACGTTCCCGGCCAGCTTGTCCGAACTCCCCATCCCGTCCTGCCTCAAGCCGCTGGGTCTCCCCGTGAGTCCGCGGGACCAGCAGCGCGTTTAG